In Luteimonas viscosa, the following proteins share a genomic window:
- a CDS encoding pyridoxal-phosphate dependent enzyme — protein sequence MTIHASVLELIAQTPIVRAQRLDAGPCELYFKLESQNPGGSIKDRIGLSMIEAAEARGDLRPGATLVEGTAGNTGIGLALVAQQKGYRLVLVVPDKMSREKIFNLKAMGAEVVLTRSDVAKGHPEYYQDLAARIAAETPGAYFVNQFGNPDNPAAHEHGTGPEILRQMAEVGGLDAVVFGCGSSGTMTGLSRCFAEHAPDVELVLADPVGSILAEYINEGTLSDKSASWMVEGIGEDFLPSISDFSRVKKAYAITDKESFLAARELLRTEGIFGGSSTGTLLAAALRYCREQTEPKKVLVFVCDTGNKYLSKLYNDYWMLDNGFLEREQHGDLRDLILRPYSQRDTVVLAPGDLLVTAYQRMKLYEISQLPVMDGDQIVGILDESDVLLHVYGDEAKFRDPVSTAMVRKLDILDVKSPVESLLPVFDRGHVAIVVDGPRFLGLITRIDLLNWLRRRVH from the coding sequence ATGACCATCCACGCTTCCGTCCTCGAGCTCATCGCGCAGACCCCGATCGTGCGCGCCCAGCGCCTCGATGCCGGCCCATGCGAGCTGTACTTCAAGCTCGAGAGCCAGAACCCCGGCGGTTCGATCAAGGACCGCATCGGCCTGTCGATGATCGAGGCCGCCGAGGCCCGGGGCGATCTCAGGCCCGGCGCGACCCTGGTCGAGGGCACCGCGGGCAACACCGGCATCGGCCTGGCGCTGGTGGCGCAGCAGAAGGGCTACCGGCTGGTCCTCGTGGTCCCGGACAAGATGAGCCGGGAGAAGATCTTCAACCTCAAGGCGATGGGTGCCGAGGTGGTCCTGACCCGGTCGGACGTGGCCAAGGGCCATCCCGAGTACTACCAGGACCTGGCCGCGCGCATCGCCGCGGAAACGCCCGGCGCCTATTTCGTCAACCAGTTCGGCAATCCCGACAACCCGGCCGCGCACGAACACGGCACGGGGCCGGAGATCCTGCGGCAGATGGCCGAGGTGGGCGGGCTGGACGCGGTCGTGTTCGGCTGCGGCAGCTCGGGCACGATGACCGGGCTCTCGCGCTGCTTCGCCGAACACGCGCCGGACGTGGAACTCGTCCTGGCCGACCCGGTGGGTTCGATCCTGGCCGAATACATCAACGAGGGCACGCTCAGCGACAAGTCGGCCAGCTGGATGGTGGAAGGCATCGGCGAGGACTTCCTGCCCTCGATCTCCGACTTCAGCCGGGTGAAGAAGGCGTACGCCATCACCGACAAGGAGAGCTTCCTGGCCGCGCGCGAGCTGCTGCGCACCGAAGGCATCTTCGGCGGCTCCTCCACCGGCACCCTGCTGGCCGCGGCGCTGCGCTACTGCCGCGAGCAGACCGAGCCGAAGAAGGTGCTGGTGTTCGTCTGCGACACCGGCAACAAGTACCTGAGCAAGCTCTACAACGACTACTGGATGCTCGACAACGGCTTCCTCGAGCGCGAGCAGCACGGCGACCTGCGCGACCTGATCCTGCGTCCGTACTCGCAGCGCGACACCGTGGTCCTGGCGCCCGGCGACCTGCTGGTGACCGCCTACCAGCGGATGAAGCTGTACGAGATCTCGCAGCTGCCGGTGATGGACGGCGACCAGATCGTCGGCATCCTCGACGAGAGCGACGTGCTGCTGCACGTCTACGGCGACGAGGCCAAATTCCGCGATCCGGTCTCGACCGCGATGGTCCGCAAGCTCGACATCCTCGACGTGAAGTCGCCGGTCGAATCGCTGCTGCCGGTGTTCGACCGAGGCCACGTGGCGATCGTGGTCGACGGCCCCCGGTTCCTGGGGCTGATCACCCGGATCGACCTGCTGAACTGGCTGCGAAGGCGGGTTCACTGA
- a CDS encoding glycosyltransferase — MIAGTASLGSDAGPESAVTLSDVRRAAESARRFTLLLIAYEFPPSPSPQSLRWAYLARELALRGHCVHILAPEHPGAGHGLPELPDGVVVHRTYAGPAMGLLNFLAKRERRKAAGAAAEPPAAVTGPPASASAVPVTAVAAPPLNWKGRLHNAANHCRTIAFHGFQRLTARWFFPDGRAEWYPWAKRRLRFLLDQLDVDLVLSSHEPATTLSLGLDTRRHGLPWIADLGDPVLAPYTPPRWRKRAARLERRVCMAADRVLVTNPAVAALLTERHGVAATRLSVLTQGFDGRMDTFEDRGSVTPPLELLYTGSFYSFRRAEPLLDAVVATPGVRLNIASISVPEHVQAVSRRSPSIRLLGFLPHVEAMAWQRRCDVLVNLANDDPCQVPGKFYEYLGARRPILHIGNGDDAAAKLLLGIPRGWVCPADAVTLQTRLEILRDDARAGRIATSLDLSAAAVREYDWAAIGARLDKIINTLMLEREA, encoded by the coding sequence GTGATCGCCGGCACCGCGTCGCTGGGTTCTGACGCCGGGCCGGAGTCGGCTGTGACGCTGTCTGATGTCCGGCGTGCCGCTGAAAGTGCGCGTCGCTTCACCCTTCTGTTGATCGCATACGAGTTCCCGCCTAGTCCCTCGCCACAATCCCTGCGTTGGGCCTATCTGGCCCGGGAGCTCGCCCTGCGTGGCCATTGCGTCCATATCCTGGCGCCCGAGCACCCGGGCGCCGGCCATGGGCTGCCCGAGCTTCCCGATGGTGTAGTGGTGCATCGAACGTACGCCGGGCCTGCCATGGGGTTGTTGAATTTCCTGGCAAAGCGCGAACGGCGCAAGGCGGCAGGAGCGGCGGCTGAGCCGCCTGCAGCGGTCACAGGTCCCCCTGCTTCGGCGTCGGCCGTGCCAGTCACGGCAGTTGCCGCGCCTCCGCTAAACTGGAAAGGACGGCTTCACAATGCCGCGAACCATTGTCGGACAATCGCTTTCCATGGTTTCCAGCGCCTGACCGCCCGATGGTTCTTCCCGGACGGCAGGGCCGAATGGTATCCATGGGCGAAGCGCCGCCTGCGGTTCCTCCTCGACCAGCTTGACGTGGATCTCGTGCTCAGTTCCCACGAGCCCGCAACCACCCTGAGCTTGGGCCTTGATACGCGCCGGCACGGCCTTCCCTGGATAGCCGATCTCGGTGACCCGGTCCTGGCGCCCTATACACCGCCCCGGTGGCGCAAGCGTGCCGCGCGCCTAGAGCGGCGGGTCTGCATGGCGGCGGATCGCGTGCTGGTGACCAACCCGGCCGTCGCTGCGCTGCTGACCGAGCGCCATGGCGTGGCGGCGACGAGGCTGTCGGTACTGACGCAAGGCTTCGACGGCCGGATGGACACCTTTGAGGACAGGGGAAGTGTCACACCCCCCCTCGAGCTGCTCTATACCGGCAGCTTCTACAGTTTCAGGCGGGCGGAGCCGCTGCTTGATGCGGTGGTGGCGACGCCTGGCGTGCGATTGAACATTGCCTCCATCTCCGTGCCCGAACACGTCCAGGCCGTGAGCCGGCGCTCGCCGTCGATCCGGCTGTTGGGGTTTCTCCCGCATGTCGAGGCGATGGCCTGGCAGCGGCGCTGCGATGTCTTGGTCAACCTCGCCAACGATGACCCCTGTCAAGTGCCGGGAAAATTCTATGAGTACCTCGGCGCGAGACGTCCGATCCTGCATATCGGGAACGGTGACGATGCCGCTGCCAAGCTGCTTCTGGGAATTCCCCGTGGCTGGGTCTGCCCAGCGGATGCCGTCACGTTGCAAACCAGGCTGGAAATACTGAGGGACGATGCGCGGGCGGGTAGAATTGCAACTTCACTCGACCTGTCCGCGGCGGCAGTGCGGGAGTACGACTGGGCTGCGATCGGCGCCCGGCTGGACAAGATAATCAATACCCTGATGCTGGAGCGAGAAGCATGA
- the maiA gene encoding maleylacetoacetate isomerase encodes MNEELRLYSYWRSSAAYRVRIGLNLKGLAYETVPVHLLRDGGEQFAPEYAATNPQKLVPVLQHGQRLFRQSLAILEYVDEVWPSPPLLPATSRERQRVRALAQLVAADIHPLNNLRVMRFLEQDWNVPQPERDVWIRHWITEGFNAFESLLRDHPATDTFCDGHMPTIADCCLVPQVYNARRFGLDMARWPTIAAIEQACLELPEFRDAAPDRQPDAPQQS; translated from the coding sequence TCAACCTCAAGGGGCTGGCCTACGAGACCGTGCCGGTGCACCTGCTGCGCGACGGCGGCGAGCAGTTCGCGCCCGAATACGCCGCCACCAATCCGCAGAAGCTGGTCCCGGTGCTGCAGCACGGGCAGCGGCTGTTCCGGCAATCGCTGGCGATCCTCGAGTACGTCGACGAAGTCTGGCCGTCGCCGCCGCTGCTGCCCGCGACCTCGCGCGAACGCCAGCGCGTGCGCGCGCTGGCGCAGCTGGTCGCCGCCGACATCCACCCACTCAACAACCTGCGGGTGATGCGCTTCCTGGAGCAGGACTGGAACGTGCCGCAGCCCGAGCGCGACGTCTGGATCCGGCACTGGATCACCGAGGGTTTCAACGCCTTCGAGTCGCTGCTGCGCGACCATCCGGCGACGGACACGTTCTGCGACGGCCACATGCCGACGATCGCCGACTGCTGCCTGGTGCCGCAGGTCTACAACGCGCGACGCTTCGGGCTCGACATGGCGCGCTGGCCGACGATCGCCGCGATCGAGCAGGCCTGCCTGGAGCTGCCCGAGTTCCGCGACGCGGCGCCCGACCGCCAGCCGGACGCGCCGCAGCAGTCCTGA
- a CDS encoding DUF4398 domain-containing protein yields the protein MPASFAQFRLALQALVCGCVLALTACASMPPPTAELNAAQQAVSRAADADADQYAADELQRARSLLTQAQAAMAAGRESEARDLATRADALAGLAAARSREAATDAELGQRRAEIADLRQRLRMEETP from the coding sequence ATGCCGGCAAGCTTCGCACAATTCAGGTTGGCACTGCAGGCACTGGTGTGCGGATGCGTGCTCGCGCTCACGGCTTGCGCGAGCATGCCGCCGCCGACGGCGGAATTGAACGCCGCCCAGCAGGCGGTTTCGCGGGCGGCCGATGCCGATGCCGACCAGTACGCGGCCGATGAACTCCAGCGCGCGCGCAGCCTGCTCACCCAGGCGCAGGCGGCGATGGCTGCGGGCCGCGAGAGCGAGGCGCGCGACCTCGCGACGCGAGCCGACGCGCTCGCCGGACTCGCTGCGGCGCGCAGCCGTGAAGCCGCGACGGATGCCGAGCTGGGGCAACGTCGCGCGGAGATCGCCGACCTGCGCCAGCGCCTGCGGATGGAGGAGACACCATGA
- a CDS encoding YdcH family protein — MFEGQPQAELDKLINDNREFKQLYQRHKELDKKVLDAELGVLPIDDTTLSQMKREKLAAKDRLTRLYDTLQH, encoded by the coding sequence ATGTTCGAAGGGCAACCGCAGGCGGAACTCGACAAGCTGATCAACGACAACCGGGAGTTCAAGCAGCTCTACCAGCGCCACAAGGAACTCGACAAGAAGGTGCTCGATGCCGAACTCGGCGTGCTCCCGATCGACGACACCACCCTGTCGCAGATGAAGCGCGAAAAGCTCGCTGCGAAGGACCGCCTGACCCGGCTCTACGACACCCTTCAACACTGA
- the wecC gene encoding UDP-N-acetyl-D-mannosamine dehydrogenase, with translation MTMDNMSRIDENGQEQTLAIIGLGYIGLPTASMFAASGVRVHGVDINPNTVETINQGKAHIEEGDLDDLVARVVGSGRLSAHLEPMQADAYIIAVPTPVSHDAIRRPDLSYVMAAGRSIARHLRKGNLVILESTSPVGTTEQLRDALAELRPDLVFPGQGEDADVHIAYCPERIIPGRMLRELVENDRIIGGMTKQCGEIAAALYGKFVKGECLLTDNRTAEMVKLTENAYRDVNIAFANELSMVCDELGIDAWDVIEFSNRHPRVSILNPGPGVGGHCIAVDPWFIVASSPERAQLIHQARKVNDYKPEHVIAQVEQALAENPDAKVACLGLSYKPDVDDFRESPALDIAIRLARRLPGRVLCSDPYAHALGNAGHGDIDLGMVPAEEAVEQADIVVFLVGHAKFRGLSITEGKRVIDTVGFLRRQA, from the coding sequence ATGACGATGGACAATATGAGCCGGATCGACGAGAACGGCCAGGAACAGACACTCGCGATCATCGGGCTCGGCTACATCGGCCTGCCGACGGCTTCGATGTTCGCCGCGTCGGGCGTGCGCGTCCATGGCGTCGATATCAACCCGAACACCGTCGAGACGATCAACCAGGGCAAGGCGCACATCGAGGAGGGGGATCTCGATGACCTGGTGGCACGGGTGGTGGGATCGGGCAGGTTGAGCGCGCACCTGGAACCGATGCAGGCGGACGCGTACATCATCGCCGTTCCGACACCGGTCTCCCACGATGCGATCCGGCGTCCCGACCTGTCGTACGTGATGGCAGCGGGCCGCTCGATCGCCCGGCACCTGCGCAAGGGCAACCTCGTCATCCTCGAGTCGACTTCCCCAGTGGGAACCACCGAACAGCTGCGCGACGCACTGGCCGAGTTGCGCCCCGACCTTGTGTTCCCAGGCCAGGGTGAGGACGCCGACGTGCACATTGCTTACTGCCCGGAGCGCATTATCCCGGGACGTATGCTCAGGGAGCTGGTGGAGAACGACCGCATCATTGGCGGAATGACAAAGCAGTGCGGTGAGATCGCCGCGGCGCTATACGGCAAGTTCGTAAAGGGCGAATGCCTGTTGACCGACAACCGCACCGCAGAAATGGTCAAGCTCACGGAGAATGCGTATCGGGACGTCAACATCGCATTTGCGAATGAGCTGTCGATGGTTTGCGACGAGTTGGGCATCGATGCATGGGACGTCATCGAATTCTCCAACCGCCATCCGCGCGTGTCGATCCTCAACCCCGGCCCGGGCGTCGGTGGACACTGCATAGCGGTGGACCCGTGGTTCATCGTCGCCAGCAGCCCCGAGCGCGCGCAGCTGATCCACCAGGCGCGCAAGGTGAACGATTACAAGCCTGAGCACGTAATCGCCCAGGTCGAACAGGCGCTGGCGGAGAATCCCGACGCGAAGGTCGCCTGCCTGGGGCTGTCCTACAAGCCAGACGTGGATGATTTCCGCGAAAGCCCCGCCCTCGACATTGCCATCCGGCTCGCGCGCCGACTGCCGGGCAGGGTGCTGTGCAGCGATCCATACGCGCACGCTCTGGGCAATGCGGGCCATGGCGACATCGACCTTGGCATGGTCCCGGCAGAAGAGGCGGTCGAGCAGGCGGACATCGTCGTGTTCCTCGTGGGCCACGCCAAGTTCAGGGGGCTATCGATCACCGAGGGCAAGCGGGTGATCGACACCGTCGGTTTCCTCCGTCGCCAGGCCTGA
- a CDS encoding PilT/PilU family type 4a pilus ATPase yields the protein MDIGYFLKLMTEKNASDMFLTTGAPVYIKVEGKLYPLGNTGLPTGMVKKIAYSLMDEGQVPQFERDLELNMAISLQDSGRFRVNVFKQRGEVGMVIRAIRSTIPSIEELQLPQVLKDIIMAPRGLVLLVGSTGSGKSTSLASMIDYRNSTTSGHILTIEDPIEYLHRHKKSIVNQREVGLDTHAFHNALKNAMREAPDVILIGEILDATTMEAAIAFAETGHLCLATLHSNNADQTIERILNFFPEAAHKNVLMNLALNLRAVVSQRLVVGVDGRRMPATEVLINTPMIRDLLRRGQVHEIKQAMEESLEEGIESFDQCLYRLFKEGRIERETALRAADSREGLDLKFRLSEGATGEHDPYADVFGSQR from the coding sequence ATGGACATCGGCTATTTCCTGAAGCTGATGACGGAAAAGAACGCGTCGGACATGTTCCTGACCACCGGCGCGCCGGTCTACATCAAGGTCGAGGGCAAGCTGTACCCGCTCGGCAACACCGGCCTGCCCACGGGCATGGTCAAGAAGATCGCCTATTCGCTGATGGACGAGGGCCAGGTGCCGCAGTTCGAGCGCGACCTGGAACTGAACATGGCGATCTCGCTGCAGGACTCGGGGCGCTTCCGCGTCAACGTGTTCAAGCAGCGCGGCGAGGTCGGGATGGTGATCCGCGCCATCCGCAGCACCATCCCCAGCATCGAGGAGCTGCAGCTGCCGCAGGTCCTCAAGGACATCATCATGGCACCGCGCGGGCTGGTGCTGCTGGTGGGCTCGACGGGGTCGGGCAAGTCGACCTCGCTGGCGTCGATGATCGATTACCGCAACAGCACCACCTCGGGCCACATCCTCACCATCGAGGATCCGATCGAATACCTGCACCGCCACAAGAAGTCGATCGTCAACCAGCGCGAGGTCGGGCTCGACACCCACGCCTTCCACAACGCGCTGAAGAACGCGATGCGCGAAGCACCCGACGTGATCCTGATCGGCGAGATCCTGGACGCGACCACGATGGAGGCCGCGATCGCCTTCGCCGAGACCGGCCACCTGTGCCTGGCGACGCTGCACTCCAACAATGCCGACCAGACCATCGAACGCATCCTCAACTTCTTCCCCGAGGCCGCGCACAAGAACGTGCTGATGAACCTCGCGCTGAACCTGCGCGCGGTGGTCTCGCAGCGCCTGGTCGTCGGGGTCGACGGCCGCCGCATGCCCGCCACCGAGGTGCTGATCAACACGCCGATGATCCGCGACCTGCTGCGCCGCGGCCAGGTGCACGAGATCAAGCAGGCGATGGAGGAATCGCTGGAGGAAGGCATCGAGAGCTTCGACCAGTGCCTGTACCGCCTGTTCAAGGAAGGCCGGATCGAACGCGAGACCGCGCTGCGCGCGGCCGACTCGCGCGAGGGCCTCGACCTCAAGTTCCGCCTCTCCGAGGGCGCGACCGGCGAGCACGATCCCTACGCGGACGTGTTCGGCTCCCAGCGCTGA
- a CDS encoding cystathionine gamma-synthase produces the protein MTDPREAVDTAAWGLGTKAIHAGQAHDPSTGAVMPPIYATSTYAQSSPGVHQGFEYSRTHNPTRFAWERGVAGLEGGSRGFAFASGMAATATLLELLDSGDHVVAMDDLYGGSFRLFERVRRRSAGLDFSYVDMTDLAAFESALTPKTKLVWIETPTNPLLKIVDIAAVAEIAHRHGAKVVVDNTFASPMLQRPLEHGADIVMHSATKYLNGHSDMVGGIAVVGDDEALAEQVAFLQNSCGAVQGPFDSFLALRGLKTLHLRMRAHCENAQAIAEYLQAHEAVDQVIYPGLPSHPQHALAKRQMDGFGGIVSVRLKGGFEAAKRFCERTQLFTLAESLGGVESLVNHPAVMTHASIPPENRARLGIDDGLVRLSVGVEEVDDLIASLAGALA, from the coding sequence ATGACGGACCCCCGCGAGGCGGTCGACACGGCGGCGTGGGGGCTCGGAACCAAGGCGATCCATGCCGGCCAGGCGCACGACCCCTCGACCGGGGCGGTGATGCCGCCGATCTATGCCACCAGCACCTATGCGCAGTCGAGCCCGGGCGTGCACCAGGGCTTCGAGTATTCGCGCACCCACAACCCGACCCGCTTCGCCTGGGAGCGCGGCGTGGCCGGCCTCGAGGGCGGCAGCCGGGGCTTCGCGTTCGCCTCCGGCATGGCGGCCACGGCGACGCTGCTCGAACTGCTGGACAGCGGCGACCACGTCGTGGCGATGGACGACCTCTACGGCGGCAGCTTCCGGCTGTTCGAGCGGGTGCGCCGCCGCAGCGCGGGGCTGGATTTCAGCTACGTCGACATGACCGACCTGGCCGCGTTCGAGTCCGCGCTCACGCCGAAGACGAAGCTGGTGTGGATCGAGACCCCCACCAACCCGCTGCTCAAGATCGTCGACATCGCCGCGGTGGCCGAAATCGCCCATCGCCATGGCGCGAAGGTGGTGGTCGACAACACCTTCGCCTCGCCGATGCTGCAGCGACCGCTCGAACACGGCGCCGACATCGTGATGCATTCGGCCACCAAGTACCTCAACGGCCATTCGGACATGGTCGGCGGCATCGCCGTGGTCGGCGACGACGAGGCACTCGCGGAGCAGGTGGCATTCCTGCAGAACTCCTGCGGCGCCGTGCAGGGCCCGTTCGACAGCTTCCTCGCCCTGCGCGGGCTAAAGACCCTGCACCTGCGCATGCGCGCGCACTGCGAGAACGCGCAGGCGATCGCCGAATACCTGCAGGCGCACGAGGCGGTGGATCAAGTGATCTATCCCGGCCTTCCGTCGCATCCCCAGCACGCGCTGGCGAAGCGGCAGATGGACGGCTTCGGCGGGATCGTCTCGGTGCGCCTGAAAGGCGGCTTCGAGGCCGCGAAACGCTTCTGCGAACGCACGCAACTGTTCACCCTGGCCGAATCGCTCGGCGGCGTGGAAAGCCTGGTCAACCACCCGGCGGTCATGACCCACGCGTCGATTCCGCCCGAGAACCGCGCGCGGCTGGGCATCGATGACGGGCTGGTGCGGTTGAGCGTGGGGGTGGAGGAAGTGGATGATCTGATCGCGAGTCTCGCAGGGGCCCTCGCGTGA
- a CDS encoding ABC transporter permease — translation MIQRSLLKDYAGSLLDPGFWIYATWLELVSKYRRSRLGIVWAFVPPLLYSFGVGWFFSLLQNVSPLEFIPHLGVGYVVFRLITSSLSDATVTMSGHSSYILDGRTRLTDYVLRVVAKSIFYFVTSLPIIVLALALSPRFEWVGLLTVVPALLVVLLNVGWMCVVVSVIGARFQDVQELTGSFLMFSFLFTPIIWTSANVPADSLRGVIARANPLFHFVELVRAPLLGEPMELLTFQYLACFMVIGWSVAYFVYKRYARYVPIWL, via the coding sequence GTGATCCAGCGCTCCCTGTTGAAGGATTATGCAGGCAGTCTGCTTGATCCAGGTTTCTGGATCTATGCGACCTGGCTCGAGTTGGTCAGCAAATACCGGAGATCTCGGCTGGGCATTGTCTGGGCGTTCGTACCACCTCTGCTCTACAGCTTCGGCGTGGGCTGGTTCTTCTCACTCCTGCAGAACGTGTCGCCGCTTGAATTCATACCCCACCTTGGCGTGGGTTACGTGGTGTTCCGCCTGATCACTTCCAGTCTCAGCGACGCTACGGTGACGATGTCCGGCCACTCTAGCTATATCCTTGATGGCCGGACGCGCCTGACCGACTACGTGCTGCGTGTAGTGGCGAAGTCGATCTTCTATTTCGTCACCTCGCTTCCGATCATCGTGCTGGCGTTGGCGCTGAGTCCGAGATTCGAATGGGTGGGCCTGCTCACCGTGGTGCCTGCGCTTCTTGTCGTGCTTCTGAACGTTGGCTGGATGTGCGTCGTCGTATCGGTGATAGGTGCGCGGTTCCAGGACGTACAGGAGCTGACAGGAAGCTTCCTGATGTTCAGTTTCCTGTTTACGCCGATTATCTGGACTTCCGCCAACGTGCCAGCCGATTCTCTTCGGGGGGTGATCGCCAGGGCCAACCCTCTCTTCCATTTTGTCGAACTCGTCAGGGCGCCATTGCTGGGGGAGCCGATGGAGCTCCTGACGTTCCAATACCTGGCTTGCTTCATGGTGATCGGCTGGAGTGTGGCTTACTTCGTCTACAAACGTTATGCGCGGTATGTGCCGATATGGCTATGA
- a CDS encoding ABC transporter ATP-binding protein — MNKAERVFLKANRAGLDLPLFTQEQRSVTQSVGVLLRAAFDPPKRRMRTILDDISFDLGEGDRLAIIGRNGSGKSTLLKVLVGAYQPTRGEVVSSGSRQALLNLSLGFNPEGTVVENILLRGIAMGSSPAQAASTIDEVLEFSDLREKAGHRLRTLSSGQRMRLGFAMATSAQHQILIMDEWIGAGDASFVEKAKSRLHSRVDSAQVVVLASHNFQLLRRICNLGMVIEEGRVAYFGPVREAIDEYKKIYQATPEYIARRKAELGKTAS, encoded by the coding sequence ATGAACAAGGCGGAGCGGGTTTTCCTGAAGGCGAACCGGGCCGGCTTAGATCTGCCGCTGTTCACGCAGGAGCAGCGAAGCGTCACCCAAAGCGTCGGGGTGTTGCTTCGCGCCGCCTTCGATCCGCCCAAGCGGCGGATGCGGACGATTCTTGACGACATCAGCTTCGATCTGGGCGAAGGAGATAGGCTTGCCATCATTGGTCGCAACGGATCGGGGAAATCCACGCTGCTGAAGGTACTGGTGGGCGCCTACCAGCCGACAAGAGGCGAGGTCGTCTCGAGCGGCAGCCGGCAGGCGCTTCTCAACCTCTCGCTGGGCTTCAATCCGGAGGGGACGGTCGTCGAAAACATCCTGTTGCGTGGGATCGCGATGGGATCGAGTCCAGCGCAAGCGGCAAGCACGATCGACGAAGTGCTGGAATTCTCCGACCTGCGCGAGAAAGCCGGGCACCGGCTGCGGACGCTGTCATCGGGACAAAGGATGCGCCTTGGCTTTGCAATGGCCACTTCGGCACAGCATCAGATCCTGATCATGGATGAGTGGATCGGCGCGGGCGACGCTTCTTTCGTGGAGAAGGCCAAGTCAAGGTTGCATTCACGGGTCGACAGCGCACAGGTCGTGGTGTTGGCCAGCCACAACTTCCAGTTGCTGCGGAGAATCTGCAACCTGGGGATGGTGATCGAAGAGGGGAGGGTGGCCTATTTCGGGCCAGTCCGCGAAGCGATCGATGAATACAAGAAGATCTATCAGGCAACGCCCGAATACATCGCGCGCCGCAAGGCGGAACTGGGAAAGACTGCTTCGTGA